The following are encoded together in the Glycine max cultivar Williams 82 chromosome 8, Glycine_max_v4.0, whole genome shotgun sequence genome:
- the LOC100811012 gene encoding signal recognition particle 9 kDa protein — protein MVYITEWDKFVEQSIELFRADPDSTRYVMKYRHCDGKLVLKVTDNRQCLKYKTDQAQEAKKMEKLNNMFFALMARGPDVDLSEVTGKEQMDAQPTKKGRGRKQ, from the exons ATGGTTTATATAACTGAGTGGGACAAGTTTGTGGAGCAATCCATTGAGCTGTTCCGTGCAGATCCTGATTCT ACAAGGTATGTCATGAAGTACAGGCACTGTGATGGCAAGTTGGTACTCAAGGTCACTGATAACCGACAG TGTCTAAAGTATAAGACAGACCAAGCACAAGAGGCTAAGAAGATGGAGAAACTGAATAATATGTTCTTTGCTTTGATGGCTCGTGGTCCTGATG TTGATCTATCAGAAGTCACGGGAAAAGAGCAAATGGATGCTCAGCCAACCAAGAAAGGAAGAGGAAGGAAGCAATAA
- the LOC100814756 gene encoding uncharacterized protein codes for MKRVTDPFDHQARARLVGTDHRQITSAAQGDSDSLSLSCLIHGFLEQDTTNDDSDSVIHDSDWDPVDSVDDSPDSPSNSPSLSFLHSNNADPYRNLLIAHVSEALESLAFLRERNASLFRRSVAAFLRERRHDAAVCETARDSSGGSHEFIDVVQTGSATCRYFVDLDFRAQFEIARPTRRFSEALAAVPGVFVGGAEELKRTVSTACDAARRCFRSRGLPVPPWRKNRFMQNKWFGPCRRTARDTSMGFNGGVSCRVVGFDDVVSEAGRGGGVVVRTR; via the coding sequence atgaagcgaGTCACTGACCCGTTCGACCACCAGGCCCGAGCTCGACTCGTCGGTACTGATCACCGGCAAATCACCTCCGCCGCCCAAGGTGACTCTGACTCCCTTTCCCTCTCTTGTCTCATCCACGGTTTCCTCGAACAAGACACCACCAACGACGACTCTGACTCAGTAATTCATGACTCGGACTGGGACCCAGTCGACTCAGTGGACGACTCCCCCGACTCGCCGAGCAACTCGCCGAGTCTCTCTTTCTTACACTCCAACAATGCGGACCCTTACAGAAACTTACTTATCGCGCACGTTTCGGAGGCGTTGGAGAGCCTCGCGTTTCTTCGGGAGCGAAACGCGTCGCTCTTCCGGCGGAGCGTGGCGGCGTTCCTCCGGGAGAGAAGGCACGACGCCGCGGTGTGCGAGACCGCGCGGGACTCCTCCGGCGGAAGCCACGAGTTCATCGACGTGGTCCAGACCGGATCCGCCACATGCAGGTATTTCGTGGACCTCGACTTCCGCGCGCAGTTCGAGATCGCGCGCCCGACGCGGCGGTTCTCGGAGGCGCTGGCCGCCGTTCCCGGCGTGTTCGTCGGGGGCGCGGAGGAGCTGAAACGCACCGTTTCGACGGCGTGCGACGCCGCGAGGAGGTGTTTCAGGAGCAGAGGGCTTCCGGTTCCGCCGTGGAGGAAGAACCGGTTCATGCAGAACAAGTGGTTCGGGCCGTGTCGCCGAACCGCGAGGGATACTTCCATGGGATTTAACGGTGGTGTTAGTTGCAGGGTGGTGGGGTTCGACGACGTCGTTTCGGAAGCGGGACGTGGCGGTGGCGTTGTTGTTCGTACGAGATGA